One segment of Pan paniscus chromosome 20, NHGRI_mPanPan1-v2.0_pri, whole genome shotgun sequence DNA contains the following:
- the ZNF585B gene encoding zinc finger protein 585B isoform X2 has product MQLNEEINKGSVSFRDVAIDFSREEWRHLDLSQRNLYRDVMLETYSHLLSVGYQVPKPEVVMLEQGKEPWALQGERPRHSCPGQKLWDHNQHRKIIGYKPASSQDQKIFSGEKSYECAEFGKSFTWKSQFKVHLKVPTGEKLYVCIECGRAFVQKPEFITHQKTHMREKPYKCNECGKSFFQVSSLFRHHRIHTGEKLYECSECGKGFPYNSDLSIHEKIHTGERHHECTDCGKAFTQKSTLKIHQKIHTGERSYICIECGQAFIQKTQLIAHRRIHSGEKPYECNNCGKSFISKSQLQVHQRVHTRVKPYICTEYGKVFSNNSNLITHKKVQSREKSSICTECGKAFTYRSELIIHQRIHTGEKPYECSDCGKAFTQKSTLTVHQRIHTGEKSYVCMKCGLAFIRKAHLVTHQIIHTGEKPYKCGHCGKLFTSKSQLHVHKRIHTGEKPYMCNKCGKAFTNRSNLITHQKTHTGEKSYICSKCGKAFTQRSDLITHQRIHTGEKPYECNTCGKAFTQKSNLNIHQKIHTGERQYECHECGKAFNQKSILVVHQKIHTGEKPYVCTECGRAFIRKSNFITHQRIHTGEKPYECSDCGKSFTSKSQLLVHQPIHTGEKPYVCAECGKAFSGRSNLSKHQKTHTGEKPYICSECGKTFRQKSELITHHRIHTGEKPYECSDCGKSFTKKSQLQVHQRIHTGEKPYVCAECGKAFSNRSNLNKHQTTHTGDKPYKCGICGKGFVQKSVFSVHQSSHT; this is encoded by the exons ATGCagttaaatgaagaaatcaaCAAG GGATCAGTGTCCTTCAGGGACGTGGCTATCGATTTCAGCAGAGAGGAATGGCGGCACCTGGACCTTTCTCAGAGAAACCTGTACCGGGATGTGATGCTGGAGACCTACAGCCACCTGCTCTCAGTAG GGTATCAAGTTCCTAAACCAGAGGTGGTCATGTTGGAGCAAGGAAAGGAACCATGGGCACTGCAGGGTGAGAGGCCACGTCACAGCTGCCCAG GACAGAAATTATGGGACCataatcaacatagaaaaatcatcGGTTATAAACCAGCTTCCTCTCAAGATCAAAAAattttttctggggaaaaatcCTATGAGTGTGCTGAATTTGGAAAGAGCTTCACCTGGAAGTCACAGTTCAAGGTACATCTGAAAGTTCCCACAGGAGAAAAACTCTATGTATGTATTGAATGTGGGAGGGCTTTTGTACAGAAGCCAGAATTCATCACACATCAGAAAACCCATATGAGAGAGAAGCCCTATAAGTGCAATGAATGTGGAAAATCCTTTTTTCAAGTATCGTCTCTTTTCAGGCATCACAGAATTCATACCGGAGAAAAACTATATGAATGTAGTGAATGTGGGAAAGGTTTCCCTTATAACTCAGATCTCAGTATACAtgagaaaattcatactggagagagacACCATGAATGCACTGACTGTGGCAAAGCATTCACACAGAAGTCCACACTGAAGATTCATCAGAAAATCCATACAGGCGAGAGATCCTACATCTGTATTGAATGCGGACAGGCCTTCATCCAGAAAACACAATTGATTGCACACCGAAGAATTCATAGTGGAGAAAAACCATATGAATGCAATAACTGTGGCAAATCCTTCATTTCCAAGTCACAACTTCAGGTACATCAACGTGTTCACACAAGAGTGAAGCCCTATATATGTACCGAATATGGGAAGGTCTTCAGCAATAATTCCAACCTCATTACACATAAGAAAGTTCAAAGTAGAGAGAAATCTTCCATATGTACTGAGTGTGGGAAGGCCTTTACCTACAGGTCAGAGTTGATTATtcatcagagaattcacactggagagaaaccttatgaatgcAGTGACTGTGGAAAAGCCTTCACTCAGAAGTCAACACTCACAGtgcatcagagaattcatacagGAGAAAAATCGTATGTATGTATGAAATGTGGACTGGCCTTCATCCGGAAGGCACACTTGGTTACACATcaaataattcatactggagagaaaccttataaaTGCGGTCACTGTGGGAAATTGTTTACTTCCAAGTCACAGCTCCATGTTCATAAACGAATTCACACAGGAGAAAAGCCCTATATGTGCAATAAATGTGGGAAGGCATTCACGAACCGGTCAAATCTCATTACACATCAGAAAACTCATACAGGAGAGAAATCTTACATATGTTCCAAATGTGGAAAGGCCTTCACCCAGAGGTCAGACTTGATTACACATCAGAGAATCCATACTGGGGAGAAGCCTTATGAATGCAATACTTGTGGAAAAGCCTTTACTCAGAAGTCAAATCTTAATATACATCAgaaaattcacactggagagagacAGTATGAATGCCacgaatgtgggaaagccttcaacCAGAAATCAATACTCGTTGTTCATCAAAAaattcatacaggagagaaaccctatgtaTGCACTGAGTGTGGAAGAGCTTTCATCCGCAAGTCAAACTTTATTACTCAtcaaagaattcatactggagagaagcctTATGAATGCAGTGACTGTGGGAAGTCCTTTACCTCCAAGTCTCAGCTCCTGGTGCATCAGCCAattcacacaggagagaaaccctatgtgTGTGCCGAGTGCGGGAAGGCCTTTAGTGGCAGGTCAAATCTCAGTAAGCACCAGAAAACTCATACCGGAGAAAAGCCCTACATTTGTTCTGAATGTGGGAAGACCTTTCGACAGAAGTCAGAGTTGATTACACATCacagaattcatactggagagaaaccgtaTGAGTGCAGTGACTGTGGGAAGTCTTTCACTAAAAAATCACAGCTCCAAGTGCATCAacgaattcacactggagagaagccttaTGTGTGTGCTGAGTGTGGGAAGGCCTTTAGCAACAGGTCCAATTTGAATAAACATcagacaacacacactggagacAAACCCTACAAGTGTGGCATCTGTGGGAAAGGCTTCGTTCAGAAATCAGTGTTCAGCGTCCATCAGAGCAGCCACACTTGA
- the ZNF585B gene encoding zinc finger protein 585B isoform X1 — protein sequence MPASWTSPQKSSTLAPEDHGSSYEGSVSFRDVAIDFSREEWRHLDLSQRNLYRDVMLETYSHLLSVGYQVPKPEVVMLEQGKEPWALQGERPRHSCPGQKLWDHNQHRKIIGYKPASSQDQKIFSGEKSYECAEFGKSFTWKSQFKVHLKVPTGEKLYVCIECGRAFVQKPEFITHQKTHMREKPYKCNECGKSFFQVSSLFRHHRIHTGEKLYECSECGKGFPYNSDLSIHEKIHTGERHHECTDCGKAFTQKSTLKIHQKIHTGERSYICIECGQAFIQKTQLIAHRRIHSGEKPYECNNCGKSFISKSQLQVHQRVHTRVKPYICTEYGKVFSNNSNLITHKKVQSREKSSICTECGKAFTYRSELIIHQRIHTGEKPYECSDCGKAFTQKSTLTVHQRIHTGEKSYVCMKCGLAFIRKAHLVTHQIIHTGEKPYKCGHCGKLFTSKSQLHVHKRIHTGEKPYMCNKCGKAFTNRSNLITHQKTHTGEKSYICSKCGKAFTQRSDLITHQRIHTGEKPYECNTCGKAFTQKSNLNIHQKIHTGERQYECHECGKAFNQKSILVVHQKIHTGEKPYVCTECGRAFIRKSNFITHQRIHTGEKPYECSDCGKSFTSKSQLLVHQPIHTGEKPYVCAECGKAFSGRSNLSKHQKTHTGEKPYICSECGKTFRQKSELITHHRIHTGEKPYECSDCGKSFTKKSQLQVHQRIHTGEKPYVCAECGKAFSNRSNLNKHQTTHTGDKPYKCGICGKGFVQKSVFSVHQSSHT from the exons GGATCAGTGTCCTTCAGGGACGTGGCTATCGATTTCAGCAGAGAGGAATGGCGGCACCTGGACCTTTCTCAGAGAAACCTGTACCGGGATGTGATGCTGGAGACCTACAGCCACCTGCTCTCAGTAG GGTATCAAGTTCCTAAACCAGAGGTGGTCATGTTGGAGCAAGGAAAGGAACCATGGGCACTGCAGGGTGAGAGGCCACGTCACAGCTGCCCAG GACAGAAATTATGGGACCataatcaacatagaaaaatcatcGGTTATAAACCAGCTTCCTCTCAAGATCAAAAAattttttctggggaaaaatcCTATGAGTGTGCTGAATTTGGAAAGAGCTTCACCTGGAAGTCACAGTTCAAGGTACATCTGAAAGTTCCCACAGGAGAAAAACTCTATGTATGTATTGAATGTGGGAGGGCTTTTGTACAGAAGCCAGAATTCATCACACATCAGAAAACCCATATGAGAGAGAAGCCCTATAAGTGCAATGAATGTGGAAAATCCTTTTTTCAAGTATCGTCTCTTTTCAGGCATCACAGAATTCATACCGGAGAAAAACTATATGAATGTAGTGAATGTGGGAAAGGTTTCCCTTATAACTCAGATCTCAGTATACAtgagaaaattcatactggagagagacACCATGAATGCACTGACTGTGGCAAAGCATTCACACAGAAGTCCACACTGAAGATTCATCAGAAAATCCATACAGGCGAGAGATCCTACATCTGTATTGAATGCGGACAGGCCTTCATCCAGAAAACACAATTGATTGCACACCGAAGAATTCATAGTGGAGAAAAACCATATGAATGCAATAACTGTGGCAAATCCTTCATTTCCAAGTCACAACTTCAGGTACATCAACGTGTTCACACAAGAGTGAAGCCCTATATATGTACCGAATATGGGAAGGTCTTCAGCAATAATTCCAACCTCATTACACATAAGAAAGTTCAAAGTAGAGAGAAATCTTCCATATGTACTGAGTGTGGGAAGGCCTTTACCTACAGGTCAGAGTTGATTATtcatcagagaattcacactggagagaaaccttatgaatgcAGTGACTGTGGAAAAGCCTTCACTCAGAAGTCAACACTCACAGtgcatcagagaattcatacagGAGAAAAATCGTATGTATGTATGAAATGTGGACTGGCCTTCATCCGGAAGGCACACTTGGTTACACATcaaataattcatactggagagaaaccttataaaTGCGGTCACTGTGGGAAATTGTTTACTTCCAAGTCACAGCTCCATGTTCATAAACGAATTCACACAGGAGAAAAGCCCTATATGTGCAATAAATGTGGGAAGGCATTCACGAACCGGTCAAATCTCATTACACATCAGAAAACTCATACAGGAGAGAAATCTTACATATGTTCCAAATGTGGAAAGGCCTTCACCCAGAGGTCAGACTTGATTACACATCAGAGAATCCATACTGGGGAGAAGCCTTATGAATGCAATACTTGTGGAAAAGCCTTTACTCAGAAGTCAAATCTTAATATACATCAgaaaattcacactggagagagacAGTATGAATGCCacgaatgtgggaaagccttcaacCAGAAATCAATACTCGTTGTTCATCAAAAaattcatacaggagagaaaccctatgtaTGCACTGAGTGTGGAAGAGCTTTCATCCGCAAGTCAAACTTTATTACTCAtcaaagaattcatactggagagaagcctTATGAATGCAGTGACTGTGGGAAGTCCTTTACCTCCAAGTCTCAGCTCCTGGTGCATCAGCCAattcacacaggagagaaaccctatgtgTGTGCCGAGTGCGGGAAGGCCTTTAGTGGCAGGTCAAATCTCAGTAAGCACCAGAAAACTCATACCGGAGAAAAGCCCTACATTTGTTCTGAATGTGGGAAGACCTTTCGACAGAAGTCAGAGTTGATTACACATCacagaattcatactggagagaaaccgtaTGAGTGCAGTGACTGTGGGAAGTCTTTCACTAAAAAATCACAGCTCCAAGTGCATCAacgaattcacactggagagaagccttaTGTGTGTGCTGAGTGTGGGAAGGCCTTTAGCAACAGGTCCAATTTGAATAAACATcagacaacacacactggagacAAACCCTACAAGTGTGGCATCTGTGGGAAAGGCTTCGTTCAGAAATCAGTGTTCAGCGTCCATCAGAGCAGCCACACTTGA
- the ZNF585B gene encoding zinc finger protein 585B isoform X3 produces the protein MLETYSHLLSVGYQVPKPEVVMLEQGKEPWALQGERPRHSCPGQKLWDHNQHRKIIGYKPASSQDQKIFSGEKSYECAEFGKSFTWKSQFKVHLKVPTGEKLYVCIECGRAFVQKPEFITHQKTHMREKPYKCNECGKSFFQVSSLFRHHRIHTGEKLYECSECGKGFPYNSDLSIHEKIHTGERHHECTDCGKAFTQKSTLKIHQKIHTGERSYICIECGQAFIQKTQLIAHRRIHSGEKPYECNNCGKSFISKSQLQVHQRVHTRVKPYICTEYGKVFSNNSNLITHKKVQSREKSSICTECGKAFTYRSELIIHQRIHTGEKPYECSDCGKAFTQKSTLTVHQRIHTGEKSYVCMKCGLAFIRKAHLVTHQIIHTGEKPYKCGHCGKLFTSKSQLHVHKRIHTGEKPYMCNKCGKAFTNRSNLITHQKTHTGEKSYICSKCGKAFTQRSDLITHQRIHTGEKPYECNTCGKAFTQKSNLNIHQKIHTGERQYECHECGKAFNQKSILVVHQKIHTGEKPYVCTECGRAFIRKSNFITHQRIHTGEKPYECSDCGKSFTSKSQLLVHQPIHTGEKPYVCAECGKAFSGRSNLSKHQKTHTGEKPYICSECGKTFRQKSELITHHRIHTGEKPYECSDCGKSFTKKSQLQVHQRIHTGEKPYVCAECGKAFSNRSNLNKHQTTHTGDKPYKCGICGKGFVQKSVFSVHQSSHT, from the exons ATGCTGGAGACCTACAGCCACCTGCTCTCAGTAG GGTATCAAGTTCCTAAACCAGAGGTGGTCATGTTGGAGCAAGGAAAGGAACCATGGGCACTGCAGGGTGAGAGGCCACGTCACAGCTGCCCAG GACAGAAATTATGGGACCataatcaacatagaaaaatcatcGGTTATAAACCAGCTTCCTCTCAAGATCAAAAAattttttctggggaaaaatcCTATGAGTGTGCTGAATTTGGAAAGAGCTTCACCTGGAAGTCACAGTTCAAGGTACATCTGAAAGTTCCCACAGGAGAAAAACTCTATGTATGTATTGAATGTGGGAGGGCTTTTGTACAGAAGCCAGAATTCATCACACATCAGAAAACCCATATGAGAGAGAAGCCCTATAAGTGCAATGAATGTGGAAAATCCTTTTTTCAAGTATCGTCTCTTTTCAGGCATCACAGAATTCATACCGGAGAAAAACTATATGAATGTAGTGAATGTGGGAAAGGTTTCCCTTATAACTCAGATCTCAGTATACAtgagaaaattcatactggagagagacACCATGAATGCACTGACTGTGGCAAAGCATTCACACAGAAGTCCACACTGAAGATTCATCAGAAAATCCATACAGGCGAGAGATCCTACATCTGTATTGAATGCGGACAGGCCTTCATCCAGAAAACACAATTGATTGCACACCGAAGAATTCATAGTGGAGAAAAACCATATGAATGCAATAACTGTGGCAAATCCTTCATTTCCAAGTCACAACTTCAGGTACATCAACGTGTTCACACAAGAGTGAAGCCCTATATATGTACCGAATATGGGAAGGTCTTCAGCAATAATTCCAACCTCATTACACATAAGAAAGTTCAAAGTAGAGAGAAATCTTCCATATGTACTGAGTGTGGGAAGGCCTTTACCTACAGGTCAGAGTTGATTATtcatcagagaattcacactggagagaaaccttatgaatgcAGTGACTGTGGAAAAGCCTTCACTCAGAAGTCAACACTCACAGtgcatcagagaattcatacagGAGAAAAATCGTATGTATGTATGAAATGTGGACTGGCCTTCATCCGGAAGGCACACTTGGTTACACATcaaataattcatactggagagaaaccttataaaTGCGGTCACTGTGGGAAATTGTTTACTTCCAAGTCACAGCTCCATGTTCATAAACGAATTCACACAGGAGAAAAGCCCTATATGTGCAATAAATGTGGGAAGGCATTCACGAACCGGTCAAATCTCATTACACATCAGAAAACTCATACAGGAGAGAAATCTTACATATGTTCCAAATGTGGAAAGGCCTTCACCCAGAGGTCAGACTTGATTACACATCAGAGAATCCATACTGGGGAGAAGCCTTATGAATGCAATACTTGTGGAAAAGCCTTTACTCAGAAGTCAAATCTTAATATACATCAgaaaattcacactggagagagacAGTATGAATGCCacgaatgtgggaaagccttcaacCAGAAATCAATACTCGTTGTTCATCAAAAaattcatacaggagagaaaccctatgtaTGCACTGAGTGTGGAAGAGCTTTCATCCGCAAGTCAAACTTTATTACTCAtcaaagaattcatactggagagaagcctTATGAATGCAGTGACTGTGGGAAGTCCTTTACCTCCAAGTCTCAGCTCCTGGTGCATCAGCCAattcacacaggagagaaaccctatgtgTGTGCCGAGTGCGGGAAGGCCTTTAGTGGCAGGTCAAATCTCAGTAAGCACCAGAAAACTCATACCGGAGAAAAGCCCTACATTTGTTCTGAATGTGGGAAGACCTTTCGACAGAAGTCAGAGTTGATTACACATCacagaattcatactggagagaaaccgtaTGAGTGCAGTGACTGTGGGAAGTCTTTCACTAAAAAATCACAGCTCCAAGTGCATCAacgaattcacactggagagaagccttaTGTGTGTGCTGAGTGTGGGAAGGCCTTTAGCAACAGGTCCAATTTGAATAAACATcagacaacacacactggagacAAACCCTACAAGTGTGGCATCTGTGGGAAAGGCTTCGTTCAGAAATCAGTGTTCAGCGTCCATCAGAGCAGCCACACTTGA